In the Quercus lobata isolate SW786 chromosome 5, ValleyOak3.0 Primary Assembly, whole genome shotgun sequence genome, one interval contains:
- the LOC115992015 gene encoding receptor-like protein EIX2 isoform X2 has protein sequence MGASFTTHHVLFLVWFFPATFSLSFFFFKAESISNVSCNEKDKQALLTLKRGLTDHEHVLSSWSDHKDCCIWDGVSCDNKTGRVTELHLNYSRLGGEISGSLLQLEHLNYLDLSNNDFNCTPIPTFLGSMYSLTDLDLLGANFCGLIPHQLGNLSRLRYLSLGSNSDLYVDNLRWMSGLSALQYLDLHSADLHKEVDWLQIMSRIPSSTQLQSFDAVRYFGNPQLCGAPLPKRCIPPIGESHNRTSIGKTKEDSESSSFYMGMGVGFAVGFWGVCGGLFLNRTWRHAYFKFVNDKKDWFYVTTILKVKWLLEKLRSGHLSK, from the exons ATGGGTGCCTCTTTTACAACTCATCATGTGCTTTTCTTAGTATGGTTCTTTCCCGCTACCTTCAGTttaagcttcttcttcttcaaagcaGAGTCAATCTCAAATGTCTCTTGCAATGAAAAAGACAAGCAAGCCCTTCTAACTCTCAAACGTGGTCTCACTGATCATGAACACGTCCTCTCATCCTGGTCTGACCATAAAGATTGTTGTATATGGGACGGAGTTTCCTGTGACAATAAAACTGGCCGAGTCACTGAGCTCCACCTCAATTATTCGAGGTTAGGCGGAGAGATTAGTGGTTCGTTGCTCCAATTAGAACATTTGAACTACTTGGATTTGAGTAACAATGACTTTAATTGTACTCCTATCCCAACTTTCCTTGGTTCAATGTACAGTCTCACAGATCTTGACCTCTTAGGCGCTAACTTTTGTGGACTCATTCCTCATCAGCTTGGGAACCTTTCAAGGCTTCGCTATCTGTCTCTTGGTTCTAATTCTGACCTCTATGTAGATAACCTTCGTTGGATGTCTGGTCTCTCTGCCCTTCAATACCTTGACCTGCACTCAGCTGACCTTCACAAAGAAGTTGATTGGCTTCAAATAATGA GTAGAATTCCTTCAAGTACCCAACTTCAGTCTTTTGATGCTGTCAGATATTTTGGCAATCCTCAATTGTGTGGTGCTCCTCTTCCAAAAAGATGCATACCACCAATTGGAGAATCTCATAATAGAACATCAattggaaaaacaaaagaagactCTGAAAGTTCTAGCTTCTATATGGGTATGGGTGTTGGATTCGCAGTTGGCTTTTGGGGAGTTTGTGGAGGTCTCTTCTTGAATAGGACATGGAGGCATgcttatttcaaatttgttaatgACAAAAAGGATTGGTTTTATGTGACTACAATACTAAAGGTGAAATGGTTACTGGAAAAGCTAAGAAGTGGCCACCTTAGTAAGTGA
- the LOC115992015 gene encoding receptor-like protein EIX1 isoform X1: MGASFTTHHVLFLVWFFPATFSLSFFFFKAESISNVSCNEKDKQALLTLKRGLTDHEHVLSSWSDHKDCCIWDGVSCDNKTGRVTELHLNYSRLGGEISGSLLQLEHLNYLDLSNNDFNCTPIPTFLGSMYSLTDLDLLGANFCGLIPHQLGNLSRLRYLSLGSNSDLYVDNLRWMSGLSALQYLDLHSADLHKEVDWLQIMSKFPSLSKLNLQNCQLDSLNPSLGFVNFTSLRVLSLSDNHFNHEIPNWFSNLSTSLLRLSLYGSSLKGNIPPSIFNLEKLEYLDLSDNSLSGKIPDSLGQLKHLIYLDLRINPLSGPIPSSVGNLSQMQVLLLGLNKLNGTVPKSLGLLSNLFAVSISFSFFTGSLDEAHFSKLGKLKQLDISYTPLFFNVNSNWVPPFQLEYVDMSSCKIGPNFPTWLHTQRSLWLLLLPLSGVSGKAPSWFWDWISNIHTVDLSNNHIEGDVPDILLNSTILKLRSNHFKGRLPRLSANVEVLNLADNSFFGPISTFLCQKMNKKNKVKVLDVSNNFLLGELSNCWRYWQSLIHLNLGGNNLSGRIPYSLGSLVELKSLSLQNNSIYGDIPSSLKRCSKLGLIDIGDNNFSRTIPLWITKLTQLIVLRLRSSGFKGNIPQNICQLSFLRILDLANNSLSGPIPSCFKNISAMVMPDPENQDVYFDSLEYEYDYGSYLENLMLVPKGHELQYEENLKFVRSIDLSSNKLSGSIPVEISVLFELVFLNLSRNHLMGNIPENIGIMKKLESIDFSQNHLSGEIPPSMSNLSFLNYLDLSYNDFSGRIPSSTQLQSFDAVRYFGNPQLCGAPLPKRCIPPIGESHNRTSIGKTKEDSESSSFYMGMGVGFAVGFWGVCGGLFLNRTWRHAYFKFVNDKKDWFYVTTILKVKWLLEKLRSGHLSK, encoded by the coding sequence ATGGGTGCCTCTTTTACAACTCATCATGTGCTTTTCTTAGTATGGTTCTTTCCCGCTACCTTCAGTttaagcttcttcttcttcaaagcaGAGTCAATCTCAAATGTCTCTTGCAATGAAAAAGACAAGCAAGCCCTTCTAACTCTCAAACGTGGTCTCACTGATCATGAACACGTCCTCTCATCCTGGTCTGACCATAAAGATTGTTGTATATGGGACGGAGTTTCCTGTGACAATAAAACTGGCCGAGTCACTGAGCTCCACCTCAATTATTCGAGGTTAGGCGGAGAGATTAGTGGTTCGTTGCTCCAATTAGAACATTTGAACTACTTGGATTTGAGTAACAATGACTTTAATTGTACTCCTATCCCAACTTTCCTTGGTTCAATGTACAGTCTCACAGATCTTGACCTCTTAGGCGCTAACTTTTGTGGACTCATTCCTCATCAGCTTGGGAACCTTTCAAGGCTTCGCTATCTGTCTCTTGGTTCTAATTCTGACCTCTATGTAGATAACCTTCGTTGGATGTCTGGTCTCTCTGCCCTTCAATACCTTGACCTGCACTCAGCTGACCTTCACAAAGAAGTTGATTGGCTTCAAATAATGAGTAAGTTCCCATCTCTTTCAAAGCTAAACTTGCAAAATTGTCAACTTGATAGCCTGAATCCATCTCTTGGATTTGTCAATTTCACGTCTCTTCGAGTCCTTTCTCTTTCTGATAATCATTTCAATCATGAGATACCTAATTGGTTCTCTAATCTCAGTACAAGCCTCTTAAGGCTTAGCCTGTACGGCAGTTCTTTGAAAGGCAATATACCGCCTAGCATATTCAATTTAGAGAAATTAGAATATCTCGATCTTAGTGATAATTCTTTGAGCGGAAAAATCCCAGATTCGCTAGGGCAGCTTAAGCATCTAATATATCTCGATCTTAGAATCAATCCTTTAAGTGGTCCTATTCCTTCATCTGTTGGGAATTTATCTCAAATGCAAGTCTTACTCCTTggtttaaataaattaaatggcACCGTTCCAAAGAGTCTTGGACTTCTCTCAAATCTATTTGCGGTGTCTATTTCATTTAGTTTCTTCACAGGCAGTCTAGATGAAGCACATTTCTCCAAATTAGGGAAATTAAAACAACTAGATATCTCTTATACACCTTTGTTCTTTAATGTGAATTCCAATTGGGTTCCACCTTTTCAACTTGAATATGTTGACATGAGCTCCTGTAAGATAGGTCCTAACTTTCCTACGTGGCTACATACACAAAGATCCCTTTGGCTTTTATTGTTGCCCTTGTCAGGAGTTTCGGGTAAAGCTCCAAGCTGGTTTTGGGATTGGATTTCAAACATTCATACGGTTGATCTCTCTAATAACCACATAGAAGGGGATGTACCGGACATTTTGTTGAATTCTACTATTTTGAAACTAAGATCTAATCACTTTAAGGGGCGGTTGCCAAGATTGTCTGCAAATGTTGAAGTGCTCAATCTAGCTGACAATTCATTTTTTGGACCTATTTCCACTTTCTTGTGCCaaaagatgaataaaaaaaataaagtgaagGTTTTAGATGTATCAAACAATTTCTTACTTGGAGAACTCTCTAACTGTTGGAGGTATTGGCAATCTTTGATCCATTTAAACTTGGGGGGCAATAATCTATCAGGTAGAATTCCTTATTCTCTGGGGTCTTTAGTTGAACTCAAATCATTGAGTTTACAAAATAATAGCATCTATGGGGATATTCCTTCGTCATTGAAAAGGTGCTCAAAATTAGGGCTCATTGATATAGGTGATAATAATTTTTCGAGGACCATACCACTCTGGATTACAAAATTGACACAACTTATAGTTCTCCGTCTAAGATCCAGTGGATTCAAGGGAAATATACCTCAAAATATATGCCAACTTTCTTTTCTTAGAATATTGGATCTTGCAAATAATAGCCTATCAGGGCCCATACCAAGTTGCTTTAAAAATATCAGTGCCATGGTTATGCCTGACCCTGAAAATCAAGATGTTTATTTTGACAGTTTAGAGTACGAATATGACTATGGCTCTTACCTTGAGAATCTTATGCTGGTTCCAAAAGGACATGAACTACAATATGAAGAAAACCTTAAATTCGTGAGGAGCATAGACCTTTCAAGTAACAAATTGTCTGGATCAATTCCTGTGGAAATTTCAGTTCTTTTTGAATTAGTGTTTTTGAACTTGTCTCGAAATCATTTGATGGGCAACATACCAGAAAACATTGGGATAATGAAGAAGTTAGAGTCAATTGATTTCTCACAAAATCATCTATCAGGTGAAATTCCACCAAGTATGTCTAATTTGTCATTTCTTAATTACTTGGATTTGTCATACAACGATTTCTCAGGTAGAATTCCTTCAAGTACCCAACTTCAGTCTTTTGATGCTGTCAGATATTTTGGCAATCCTCAATTGTGTGGTGCTCCTCTTCCAAAAAGATGCATACCACCAATTGGAGAATCTCATAATAGAACATCAattggaaaaacaaaagaagactCTGAAAGTTCTAGCTTCTATATGGGTATGGGTGTTGGATTCGCAGTTGGCTTTTGGGGAGTTTGTGGAGGTCTCTTCTTGAATAGGACATGGAGGCATgcttatttcaaatttgttaatgACAAAAAGGATTGGTTTTATGTGACTACAATACTAAAGGTGAAATGGTTACTGGAAAAGCTAAGAAGTGGCCACCTTAGTAAGTGA